From the genome of Campylobacter concisus:
CATTGGCTCAAAGCCAGTTTTACAAAATTTAAAAGGTTGCAAAACGGCTGAATATAAAAATTTTACCGACATTGAAAAATTTCTTAGCTCAAATCTAAGTATCAAAAGTAAAATTTTGTGTGGCGAGATAAGCTACATCGGCGATAGTTTAACAAATATAGAGGTTAAATTTACGTCTGAGTATTTTTACGATTTTTTAAAATTTATAGTTGAAAATATCCCAGAGCATCACTATTTTTGTAGTCCCAAGGAGGGCTGGATATTATTCATTGCAACAGAGGGATATGTGGAATTTGGTGTTTTGCACTAATAAATTTATTTTTAAGCAGCTGTCTAAAATTGTCCATAAAAACAAAACGTGAAAGAAAAATTATTCGTAAAAATTCTTAAAATTAACAAAAAAACTGAGCTTGCATCCTAACACAGCTTGTTGCTAGCAAAATTTAATCAATTTTTTTATATAATCCCTATTTTTCACAAAGGCAAAAAGATGGATAGAAAATCTTGGAGTTCAAGGCTCACATACATTTTAGCTGTTGCAGGAGCTACGGTTGGCTTTGGTGCGACGTGGCGTTTTCCGTATTTAGTCGGGCAAAACGGCGGCGGTGCCTATGTACTCGTGTTTTGCATCGCTATGATCGTGATCGGCATACCGATGATTTTAGCCGAAAACGCGATCGGCAGACGCCTAAAATGCAACGCCGTGGATGCTTTTGGTGGATCGATAAATGGTAAAAAGATCAGTAAAAAGTGGCAGATCGTTGGCTGGATGGGACTTATTGGTGCTTTTGGCATCATGGCTTACTACATGGTTATTGGCGGCTGGGTGCTAAACTATATCGCGCAAATTTCATTTGGTTTGCTTGATCTCTCGCATGTGGTTAGTTTTGAGGAGACAAGTGCGTTTTATGAGCAAAATATCGTGAGCAATCCACTTGCTATAAGCTTTGCGACGCTTGTTTTTGTGCTAGTTAATTACGCTATTTTGGTGCAAGGCGCGGTCGGCGGTATCGAGCGATCAGCGAAATTTTTAATGCCTCTACTTTTTATTTTAATGCTTATTATGATTGCTAAAAACATCACACTAGATGGTGCAATAGAGGGCGTAAAATTTTACTTAACACCTAATTTTTCAAAGATAAACTTAAAGCTTTTCGTTGATGTTTTGGGGCAGGTATTTTTTGCGCTCTCGCTTGGATTTGGTGTGATGATCACTCTTTCTAGCTTTGTGAAAAAGGATGAGGGTTTGGTTAAAATTTCTATCATTACAGGCATTTTAAATACGGTAATCGCCGTACTTGCAGGCTTTATGATTTTCCCTTCTCTTTTTAGCTACGGCGTATCGCCAGATAGTGGCCCAAGTTTGGTGTTTAAATCACTACCAATCGTTTTTTCTCACATGCCATTTGGTGGTTTTTTTGCGGTCGCATTTTTCATACTTTTAATGATCGCAGCACTTACGACATCACTACCAATATATGAAGTAATAATCACAACACTTCAAGAAAAATTTAAGATAAAACGCAAAAAGGCAATATTTTTAGTTCTTGGAGGCATATTTATTTTAGGAAATTTACCTTCACT
Proteins encoded in this window:
- a CDS encoding transporter — protein: MDRKSWSSRLTYILAVAGATVGFGATWRFPYLVGQNGGGAYVLVFCIAMIVIGIPMILAENAIGRRLKCNAVDAFGGSINGKKISKKWQIVGWMGLIGAFGIMAYYMVIGGWVLNYIAQISFGLLDLSHVVSFEETSAFYEQNIVSNPLAISFATLVFVLVNYAILVQGAVGGIERSAKFLMPLLFILMLIMIAKNITLDGAIEGVKFYLTPNFSKINLKLFVDVLGQVFFALSLGFGVMITLSSFVKKDEGLVKISIITGILNTVIAVLAGFMIFPSLFSYGVSPDSGPSLVFKSLPIVFSHMPFGGFFAVAFFILLMIAALTTSLPIYEVIITTLQEKFKIKRKKAIFLVLGGIFILGNLPSLMATNILSHVSIFGKNIFDAYDAISATIFFVFTSFGCAIFVGWVLKDDAKKEILQGSEKHAKLINVWFWYIKFVVPFIILVLFISSFYDNFLK